Part of the Haliotis asinina isolate JCU_RB_2024 chromosome 8, JCU_Hal_asi_v2, whole genome shotgun sequence genome is shown below.
tacattgcaaaactttgataattcacagacgtGGTCCACTTCCTAGTTACATGTAATGATGTAAACAATCGCTAAGTATCACACATTGGTAAtctggcagaaaatgtgtttaccgtgAGAATAGGAAACctgcgagaataggagacggccctATATATCAGTGATGTATTGATTACTAAAAtaatatcagagaccatatacttGGGATGGGGGAATGGGAGGAACTCTAACCTTTTTATGTGAAATCATGGTATATTCTACTGATGTTGATCAACGTTTTGTTGGCAGATGCTAACACTGATTAATTACCTCGATAAAGAGGCTTTTATTGAATACATGATGTCAAATACTTTTGCATTCGTAAAATGCAATTAACATGATAAAGGGTTACTAAATCATTAAATTTAACCCAGTAATACAGAACAACCTGGTTATCAAACAACCTGAGAGTTAGAATAGAGTGTTCAAGATGATGTAAGGATATGGTACCTTTGTCACACTACTGCACTGGGATACCAGTGATCTAGTTCTTGTTTGCTGTAATTATGTTGTCATGTGGTCTATATGAATTCCCCTTTGAAATAATATAATGTCTACTCCACCTTCTTCATGTCATGATCTTTTTTTTATAGGATGAAGAGCATTATGGCTGCCTAAACAAGCAGTGTTCAATGTATCGACAACTGGTCAGACGCCTGTTTTCCCAAGTAACATACACATGCAAACAGAACTTGCATGTAAAATCAAGAGCATTCCACTATCCTAAGCGGGCAGGAAATCTAAAGATCATGAAGCTTGACAGTCCACAGTTTCATGGGCTCTTTAATCCAGAGCTGAGACAGCTCATTAAGTACTTTGAGATGTATAAGTATGAGCTGCGTATAGCAGGCGGGGCAGTGAGAGACCTGCTCCTGGGTAATCACCCTCATGATGTAGACTTTGCCACCACTGCCACACCGGACGAAATGAAGGCTCTGTTTGAGAAGGAGAATGTGCGCATGATAAACAACAAGGGAGAGAAGCATGGCACAATCACAGCCAGGATTAATGACAAAGTAGGCACAAAATATTGTAATAAGACTTGTTGTTCAACTTCAAGATGTTGTTAAAAGATTTCAAGTcaacttaaagatcacatgcaaccaaaatatcaaacataattaaaacacatttatcacttattcatgacatataatatacattgctgcttttaaaaaaacaaataaacaaaattataagcgtacaatcgcgattcaaaagtgcaatattttgtacttgggcttacttccccccgaaacgaagccatcgggagaccgaacccagtcacagcAGGTGGATAAgacagcttccgattggctggttcattcgCTGATATGCTGAAGGTTCATTGTGTGTgtagaaagatgatctgtttggtgggcattttagaagtatagccagtcccaagaaagtaagattctttatggataacgacTGTGTGGATATCATGGATATCcgtgaagaatgtatatagagatgttgggtttggaaaatacatgttctctgaatttgcgcttgatccgataaaaaatcatgtcattagagatggtaaactactgcgtggctcgaatctgtcattcgtccaagtacaaagcaggacttgaaactgacaagagtttgcaccagtttccgtcagatccaatcatctgaaaaaaatgaatgtagtttgtttgtcaTGTTATGTGTATCACACATGCCTAATTACATACACAAGCAAGTCAATAgactacttgttacataaaaaaacctgGTTGATTGTGGAAAGCAGTCTCTGTTACAAAGAAagttcagtgtctggtttattgacacctatatgtctgcctgcctgtctgctaaagacaatatgcaatacacatcttcaatcactgaccacatgcaatttgaacttaacagctattaggctatacgccataaccaaaataaattgatttatgaatCGTACACCCGAGtcttgtctctgccacattatgtaattaggcacgtgtgatacttgtacacatgacatgtttttatgtctgtgggttgcaaacaaactacatgtacatccattttctcggatgactgggatatgacggaaactggtgcaaacttttgtcagtttcaagtcctgctttgtacttgaacgaatggcagtttccagccacgcagtagttcaccatctctactgagatgatttttgattggatcgaacacaaatccagagaacatgtatttacaaaaccaaacatctatatacattctttatgtataacagctccttctagtgtatatgattttgtttgacgaCGGTAAATGAATCTATACTGAAACAACgtatcaagtacaataaaagaagttgttatccataaagaatcttactttcttgtgactctccATGCTTATAAAATacccatcaaacacatcatctttctgtacactcaatgagccctcagcaaatgaaccagccaatcggaagccgtcgttgcACATTCACCCGCTACGACTGAgtttggtctcccgagggcttcgtttcgagggaagtaagcccagttataaaatattgcacttttgaattgcaATTGTACgcttaatattttgtttatttgttttttacaagcagcaatgtatattatatgtcatgaataagtgataattgtgttttaattatgtttgattttttggttgcatgtgacctttaaaacaaATTGCAACCTATTTCCCGAAGTCCCAAATCTCCCTATTTCAGAAATCCAAGAATAAATGAGATGCCAGCTGTCTTGTTTCGTGTTTATCGTTGTGCAAACACTTTGTGTTTATATATGGAAACTGCGTATGCATTCATGCGCTTTTCAGACTGAAAGAGCATCACCATGCTTACATTAGCAAGTTTACACATATTACCGTCTTTGAAACATTGAGATTATGTTGTTGATTTCCAGGAGAACTTTGAGGTAACAACTCTACGTATTGATGTGGTGACTGATGGCCGCCATGCAGAAGTTGAGTTCACAACAGACTGGCAGCTGGATGCAAACAGGAGGGATCTTACCATTAACGCCATGTTTCTAGGTACTACCTTGTGCACATCCAGTGGAAGCAATTGTTTATCAGAGTGGTTTTGTCAAGAATAGGTGCTTTGATTATTGTAAGAGTTCACTAACATAAATATCATTATTACTCTACAGGGATATACATAGTACTTCATTTGTGTGCAATGACACCGAAAAATTGAAATGTCATGAATGAAATCTTCAGTGTTCCCAGAttaaaattataagaaaaacATTGGTGACACTTTTAATCCCATAGATTAACATGGGCATGGCCATTTTGTATGCCAGTGCGTATGACACGAAATTCTGTTTTGGAGAATGAGTTTGTGGGTTAGTAATAGGTCCAACAGTCTGTCTGAAACAAATTGGAGAACTCAAGCATTTATGAGGTAAAATATTGTATTTCCTTTAATAAGTGCTTGGgtgattatttttttcaacagATATGGCCTTTATTAGAGGCCTGGAGGCCTAGAGTCTTATTTGAGACCTGTGCTTAAAGTTTCAGTGGAAATATGTATAATTTCTCCATTGgtattctatttaaaaactcCATTGTAAACATGGGGCACCCTCACATATTAGAAACCCAGTGCTTATTTGAGATGCGGTGCGTTTTTCTTGAAAGTTGCTTTACCCCTGGTGCTTATTTGAGAATGCTGCTCATTAGAAGAAATATAGTAAGGTTAAGTTTGATTCTATCATCAACTGACTATGAGATGTCTGAAATACGAGTTAATGTGAATGAAATCTTGTCCAGGATTTGATGGGACTGTGTATGACTACTTCAATGGGATGGAGGATCTAGAACAGCGACGTGTTCGCTTTGTGGGTGTTGCAGCTGAAAGGATGCAGGAAGACTATCTCCGAATACTCCGCTACTTCAGGTCAGGGTGACAATTTACATAGATTCAGAATAGTTTTGTGTGTGTCCTGTTTTGCGCTGCACTTGGCAATGTTTAGCTTTTTGggagtggtctgtaaatattcaatttgctcagtgtggcattaaacaataacCAAACAAGCAAATCATAAACCATGAATGATGTTTATTTACTGTAAttgaaatgttgatgttgaaggtTTGGCACAGTATGCTGAATTAGCACCAAGTTCTATCAGCCTGTGTCAGTAATCTGTTGTTAGTTGTTAATTTGTTAGTGTAATATACTGAGCAGCAATAGAAACACAACTCTGCCTTTTGCCAAGTTTTTAATGACGCAAACACGAAtgcttactttcatgagatttcattttttgcaaacttgtgtttcttttgctgttcagtgtatatCTATTTGTCTATGTGAATTCCGTAAAAGATGTGAATTCTGTCTACTATTACAATTGGTCAGCTCAGTTCAGCAGTGGTGATGACATGTAGCCTTGCTTCAAGGCTTGCTGATTGTTAGTGGGAAAATGTGTcgattttactttttttaaattataatttaaactattaattaaTACCTTTGAGACTTATGCATGCCTAGGTGACAGGATGACTGACCGAAacatgtttgtatatatatacaggtTCTATGGGCGCATTGCAAGGGGTCCGAATCTCCATGAGCCTGAGACATTGGACTCCATTAGGCAGAATGCACATGGCCTCGGAGGTTGGTAACTTTGTCATCAtgattgttaccatggttacatggtCACCTCAAAGATTTATGATTTGGCCACAAGTCTTAGTAGATGTTGTATTCACAAAACagaataaaaaatatatctCAATGTTAATGTTTGGGGACACCACACATTCCCCACATTTATTGTTTAGAGCAGAAGTCCAGTCCCACATCTACAGTCCAATGACCTCCTAACCCTTTATCTAAACATTCAGATGTGGGGAAAGTGAGGTTAAATCTAATAGTCATAGCTAAAGTAATGACTTGGATTAGGGATTTGTACTCAACTGTTAATAGGTTGGTTAAATTAAATGATTAAATTGTACATTATAGGATGGTTTGAATTAAATGATTAAATTGTACATTATAGGATGGTTTAAATTAAGTGGTTAAATTGTACATTATAGGATGGTTAAATTAAATGGTTAAATTGTACATTATAGGATGGTTTAAATTAATTGTACATTATAGGATGGTTTAAATTAAATGGTTAAATTGTAGCTTTGAAAGCAAAGTTACACTTATGAAATTAAAAGCTAACTAATACCTAATTTAGTGCTGCAATTTCTCAGTTTGCCTTCCAAGGGCACTTAGCTTTGATTTGTACATAAATCCCTAGTATTCGTACATTGTGATTGTCAACATAATTGTTGTCTCCAACTTGTTTTCCTGTCCTttcatctgaaaaaaacataaagTAACAGTTGATTGAGACCAGGTATGAGGTAGTAACTGGTGTTGAGCTGGTTTCTAAGACTAAGTCACGTATTTGCGTTTCCATGTTAGCAGGGTATTCAGCTTTTAAGCATGCAAGTACACATGTCCTATGGTATTTTCTAGTCAAGTCAAAATGTGGGTAACTTGAAACATTTATATAAGTCTCTTCGACATAACTATCTTTGACAGTTTTTTATTTGATAGTTTTGGTATACATGTGATTAAATAGATTTACACTCATGACATTATTACATGAATCTTTCTAATTGTTTATTGTTCTAATTTCTGATCTTTCTGATGGTTGAACTTAATCTTAAAGACAAGCATATGCCATTTTTCTATGATGCATTCATTATCCATTGGAAAATGATGGCAATGATTGATCTCTTTGactatttttttttcaggaatATCTGGCGAGCGTCTATGGGTTGAAATTAAGAAAATCATGACTGGGAATTATGCTGGCCCCATTGTCCAGACCATGATAGAGCTGGGTGTTGGGGCTTTTATTGGTGAGTGAATTATCTTTTGTCAGTGATTGGTGTCATTGCAGGTGAGCAAACTTCAGTGTTGTGAATTAGTTAGTAACTCTGTTTATAATGGCAGGTGGTGGGGGTAAgcttgtggttaaagtattgGCTTGTCAAGCTGAAGACTTGGgctcgattcctcacatggtaacaatgtgctaaacctatttctggtgtccccgccacaatattgcttgaatattgctaaaagcagtataaaatcttactcattcactcctttGAATGGTATTCCACTTTGTGAGCTTCAAAGGAGTTGGAAGCCTACAAATCATACAggtcagtagtatagggaataggggttttggctcactttcaagaaatgtctctacaaagccttatttactaaataaggctttggttgggaccttagatcttgctactattacccctactacaaaaaggttgggtgtctatgaaacagtttaccgtgtattggttggaggtaacactgtgccgtacggtacgatcaataattcttctcttacaaaccccctacccggcccacccctcaagtagtacaagttaggttcgtcggctttcatatccactttatctatgttgtaagttttgaccatataggatcggtggcccgcttacggctatcgccctcgtgttcccccggctggtatagatacctcactagggccctatctggtatctgtttctccttcccacgcaatggagcggccgactctgaaactattgattttagtttgatagcgtctgccggtttcttaccggtgagacgggtgacttcatggttgattgccgacaccaccttgggtaacctcgtgacccattcagtcgatcgttttccaggggtggccatctccctagcatactgatagccgaacaagcgctcagccaaagtcctattaaatctctcaactatggcttggctgcgatgggctccggccgtgccacgcctgacctttgtatcgtgtttggctagcagttgtgacacggcacccatgaactcccgtccggggtcaacttgcagctctgttggccacgtcagcgggctgcgtttgtatatgcgttcgaatcctctggctacctgggccgaatctttcgtggtcaagggttcggcttccttgtaacgactggctacgtccactacggttaaggcatacttgtacctcttgtcgtggggtaggaacagtaggtctgcctggtgaacgctattaggtatgttaataccgaacctccttctaggcacgtagcgtggtgccggcaaatagatctgccacagggcttgtttttcaagccacgctttggcttcctccgggggtactcgcgctattttagctagcttatctactgcgctagctcctttccagtacccacgcgggctgtagtaaatagcctcaaattttttcatgtccatacgcgtatgtgtttatcccatcaatagctatccaacgtttcgtgtccataggcgacagggacgtcttgtttatagtcagtccgtatatcttatgtccatcacttctaagtgtgttcattttatgtctaaaggtacgggtcttgaacagggcttccttgaatctggcgtgtttgatgtgttgtttcaccacatacttcttaacccccttagccttccggatctcactattgtcggctttcagtatggagtacatcttaggtctcaaacctatgtactcggctatgggcgtgccagcacactcgtccttcatcttacctaggacctttttatttaccgtactgtgtatggcatgggtcttagggtagtcgctggtgtcatataaatcgaggtgttttttcatgtcctcgtacacgtcctcggttcgaatctccatcagcagggaatccgtgtcagtgtacagcacttcacacctgtcaccgtactgtttcttgagctcgttgtagtaaaagtcgtacatcaggtgtt
Proteins encoded:
- the LOC137293396 gene encoding CCA tRNA nucleotidyltransferase 1, mitochondrial-like, which gives rise to MYRQLVRRLFSQVTYTCKQNLHVKSRAFHYPKRAGNLKIMKLDSPQFHGLFNPELRQLIKYFEMYKYELRIAGGAVRDLLLGNHPHDVDFATTATPDEMKALFEKENVRMINNKGEKHGTITARINDKENFEVTTLRIDVVTDGRHAEVEFTTDWQLDANRRDLTINAMFLGFDGTVYDYFNGMEDLEQRRVRFVGVAAERMQEDYLRILRYFRFYGRIARGPNLHEPETLDSIRQNAHGLGGISGERLWVEIKKIMTGNYAGPIVQTMIELGVGAFIGLPEKPDVQHFLEVFARSEGLSPLPMTRLSALLPGETEMYDLHKRLKLSSEELKLGLFIIQHRDDDVGESLSRYCQDLIIDTVGREPKVKDRIIQLMLYKGEGTQAEKLACWSPPKFPVTGHDLFAHNVPKGPVFAKTLNELRQIWKKSNCMMSKDELIDKIDEVVKEKS